In Rutidosis leptorrhynchoides isolate AG116_Rl617_1_P2 chromosome 2, CSIRO_AGI_Rlap_v1, whole genome shotgun sequence, one genomic interval encodes:
- the LOC139888162 gene encoding uncharacterized protein — protein sequence MGSAILRPSMVGAPPVLSDYLNEFTNVNSLHVMLRERHEQLRTLRNALSQANIKMNLIADKHITDLEFQTLWVRLHRYKQLLVGKRINQKLSKRYFDPYAIEKNISVVAYKLKLPECSKIHPVFHISLMKKFKGDGAFLYQPLSELDNGSGPILVPQHVLDNRQIVRDGNVVNQVLIK from the exons ATGGGATCAGCCATTTTGAGGCCATCTATGGTAGGGGCCCCACCCGTTTTATCTGATTATCTCAATGAATTTACAAATGTTAATTCTTTACATGTCATGCTTCGAGAGAGACATGAACAGCTGAGAACACTTAGAAATGCATTGTCTCAAGCTAATATCAAAATGAACTTGATTGCAGATAAACATATAACTGACCTGGAGTTTCAAACAT TGTGGGTTAGATTGCACCGTTACAAGCAACTATTGGTGGGTAAAAGGATCAATCAAAAACTGAGCAAAAGGTATTTTGATCCTTATGCAATTGAGAAGAATATTAGTGTTGTGGCTTATAAACTCAAGTTGCCCGAGTGCTCAAAAATTCATCCAGTTTTTCACATTTCATTGATGAAGAAATTTAAAGGTGATGGAGCTTTTTTATATCAACCTTTGTCTGAATTGGATAATGGTAGTGGTCCAATTCTAGTGCCTCAACATGTGCTGGATAATAGGCAAATTGTGCGAGATGGAAATGTGGTGAATCAAGTGTTAATTAAATGA